The following nucleotide sequence is from Flavobacterium sp. N1736.
GTTGTATATTTTTTTATCTGAATCCCAAGTTGTAATAACGGTGTATAATTTTACTTCTCCTGCGATATTAGATTGATAATCAAATTTTATTTCATGTCCTGAATTTAAGGCCCAATCGCTTAGGCTTCCCGGTGCTGCTTGTTTAAGTGGTCTGTTTAGAGGAGAGGCTTCAAATAATCTTTGGTTAAAGGGATTTTGACCAGCATATTGAGTGTAATTCTTAACATCTGTCAATGCCGTACTAATATAATTCAGCGACCCTGCGGAAGCAGAAACATACGGTAAATATTCTTTTTCCGAACGACCGAAGGCATCATATTCAATAGGTTTAACAATATCTTTTCCAGATCCTGACTGCAAATAGGCAATCTCTTGTAAAGGACGACCAAGACCATCAAAATAGGTTACATTTTGATTGGCTTGTGTAATTGTTGGTGCCGTAATTACAGTTTGGGAAGGAACTTTATAAATTGCACTTTTGATGTAATTCTCGGTTTGAGTCTGACATATGGCTACAATTGGAAATAAAACCAAAAACAGGTTTAATATTTTTCTCATATTCTTTTTTGTTATTGTTTATAGCAGTATTGATTTCGAGAAATCATTTGCATTTATTCTTGTAAATCTTACTGCCTAAATTAGATATCTTATGTATGTATTTTATAGTCTTTTCATAATAAAATAAAATTAAGCAGAAGAGAAAAGTCTTCAATGAAGCCTTATATAGATCGCATTTCTCTTAACCTCTTATTTATTTATATTAGTGACTATTCACATAAGCCTGTCCATTAGCATTAATATCATTTTGTGCCATTTGATTTGCAGCGGCTTGTGTATCTGCAGTATATGTACCTGCATGCACTGTGTAAGCAACTGGGCATGAGCAACTGGCTTTAATGAAATTTTGGCTCATTGTAACATTGCCAAAGGATTCTAAAGAGAAATTCCTACCATCAGATGTTGAATAAACTCCATATTTTGCAGTTACACTAATTGTATAAGTTCTACCTGCTGCAGGCAAAGTAATTACAGGAGAGGTTGTGCTTACCGAAGTTTGTCCACTATATTGATGATACGTTATATCATTCCAACTCACTACAAATTGATTTGAACCTTCAGGCGGAGTAAAACCAATAGTAATTGAAGTGCCTCCATTTTCTTGTATGTAGTTTAAGTACAATTTTGGAACACACACACCTTGGCCGCTTCCTAATGATTGGGCAAGGGCATTAGACTTGCTATCTGCTTCAGCTTGGGAAACTATAGAATAGTGCTCTGCTTCGGGAATTGTGATGGTAACAGGTATTCCAAAAGCATTAGACGCACATTGAGGATAAACGGATGCCACTGCTTTTTTGCTCAAAAAAATGTTGCAAGCACTTCGGGCTCCTGTCAGTCTATATTCATTTTTATTAAGAATGTTCTTGTCTCTATCCTTTGTTATAGAGAGTCTGTTCCATAAATCGTATTCATAGTATTTGATATTATTATTGGCACTGTTTTCTGAAATCATTCCAACAAAAGGTTTAAAGGTATAAGTTGACATCAATGATCCGGTAGGATACAGTCTTACTTCATCAATATTCAATCCGGCTACAGTTACGGTAGATGAGCCAGATACTGTCAGTTCATATTGACTATATGTTCCGGCTACAGCCTTAACCTGTGGTACTTGTCCATTTATTGTTATTGACGTACCTGTTTTACTCCATACAGAAACGATATAACTTTTTGCCGGATTTGTTGAAAAATTGACAGATCCATTTAATGAACGAAGGCCGGTTACGCCATCAGTTAAAATGGTGCCACTTCTTGTCCAGCCACCATCATCATCGGTTTCAAAGCTTGTGTAAGCAATATCTGCTGCGTCTGCGTTTTTAGCCTCAGCAACCGGATACGATTTTTCATAATTCCATAAATAAGCAACCGGTGCACCACCGTTTCTTTTTGCTTCTTTCAAATTCCCCTGATTATCGTATTTGTATGTCGTTTCATTCGTCAGCATTTGCTGTTTATATTCTTTTGTAGTAACAGGCTTAAATATTCCTGCATTAGTAACAGCAACAGAGCCTACTTGTTGAGAGATTGTTTCAAAAGCATTCATTAAAGTACTACCAGTATAATTCTCAACTTTTACCGGCTGGTCAATCTGATTTTGCAAGGTCATTTGCGAATATGTTGTTGCGGGTTGACCAGGAAAATTACCAGGTGTTAAAACAATATCCTGAGGATAAAAATATTTTTCTTGTAATAGCTGTCCTTTACTATTGTTTTTTGTTTTTGCTGACAGCTGATTATCTGCATTATAACTCATGTTGACGGTTTCTGTTATTTGTGCTGCACCTTCAAAACTGGTAGTTATCTGTGTTTTTAATAAATTTACCGACATTGGTACTTTATAAAAGTAGGCCGCACATGAAATATTGTCGCCACCGGGAATATATTGTCTTTCAACTAAACCTTCAACATAACCTTTATCAATTTTTTCATATCCGTACACAGTTTCTGCAATAGGAGATGCAGTGCCCGAAATGGTTTTGTAAATAACCTTTTTTATCAAAGCCCCGTTAGAATAATTGATAACATTGGGTATGTTAGATGTTGAAAAGTTTTTTTGAGAACGATTATATAAATAGTCAGGTCCTGTTATTTGATAAGAAGGCATTGACGGATTATATACCATACATGGAAGTTCGAATGTGCCACATCCGGGTTGTATGGCAAAGTGAAAACCAGAGTGTTGTTTTTCAACTTTATTTTCAAAAAAATCTTCTTCCTGAAGCTGCCCATTGACAAACTCTTTGACATTTGAATATCCAACAGGCGATCCTTGTGCGCTGCTGCCCAAACTGTAAGTACTATTTGAACTAACTCTTGTCACATATTTTTTTGAATTAACGAATCCTCCTTGCCCTCCCTGAGTATAAGTATACGAATAGTTTTCTTCATCGCTTCCATGAAATATCATTTGAAACATTAGTTTTCCGGTACTTATTCCATTATTGCTATAGTCATATCGAGTTTCTTTTACCTTGTCCGAATTACAATCATATGTAAAAATCTTTTTTATTCGTATCCCCCCGCCCTGAATATTTCCATAGTTTAAAGGGTAACTTGGATCAGCTGTATCATAACCTACAGGTGGACCAGTTAAATTTGATAGTCCCTGGACATTACTACTAGTAATTGAAGGCACATTTGAAAAATCGTTAGATTCATAAACAAATTTGGTAATCCCTCCGGTTGGATATGTAATTTGTGATAAGGCCCCAATAGCGGCATATTTTGCATCAACAGATCTGTCTGAAAATTTTGTTGCAATATCAGATGCATAACTTGGGTATAAATTAAACTCCTTTAGGTTAGGTACCAAAAATGGTACGTTGTTGGTTTTACCATTATAATATCCCCAATAATCCTGACTAAAAGCGTCTTTTTCCGGTAGGTTTGTTGTAACACCATCAACTTCAGAATTATAAGAAAAAGTATGTGTTTCAAATTGTCCCTGACTAAATTCACTAAATCGATACAGCCTTAGGCGTTTATTATATAAATCTCCACTGTTGGTACCGGCATCAAAATAATCCTGCCATAACATCAAGGTCTTAAAAATTGCACCATTATAACCAATAGCAATTTGTGATAATCTGCCGGCCTGCTGTGTTTGTGGGTCACAACGAATATCGGTTCGATCATTTATTTTGGTAAAATTTATAAGAAGACTTCCCAGTTTAATAGAACTGATAAGTTTTTGTGTAGTAATAAATTTTGTAATAATAAAAGGAGGTGTATTGGTGAAATATCCCAAAGATTCATTCTGAATATCAGCAGCAGGCTTTTTAACGGCCATAGTAATCGTCTGATTTCTGCTAAACGATACAACATCTTCGCTGGCATAACCAAACTCTATGATTTTCCCATTTGTCAGAACAATTTTTGAAAGATACCATGTAGTAGTATACTGGCGCTTTTTTGATGCGGGGTAATAAAAATAACTCTGATCAAATAGCTTTTTTCCAATAACTTCAGGCCCGTCTGTAGTCATGCTTTGTTGTAAATCCTTAACAGCATACTCATAAAAAACGCCATCTGGTGTAATGATACTGAATGTATTATCAGATGTGTTAAGAGTAACTTTTAATTTACTTTCACTACTTAATAGCTTAAGTGAATATATTTCACCACCCACGGTTGGTCGATCAATAATAAATTTACCTGAATAACTACCTGCTTGAAAATTAAAAATATCAGGCTCTCCATCCGGACCTATCTGACTCCCGAAATCATTCGGTTGTCCAATACCGTAATATGAATCATCTGTCTTGACGTACATTTCGGTTGTTCCATTTACAGCTTTCATAGGCACATATACACCATTGATTACCTGAGTATTAGCGGATAGTGCGCTGACAGCATTAGGATCTTTAAAAGGTTTAGCAGTTCTAAAGAAGCCTTTAACCTCAAAATCGTCCCGCCCTCTGATTACACGGGATATTTGTCCACCATAATTTAAAGACCAGCCTAGTCCTGTCCAGGAAGCTTCTTCTTCAATTTTGATTCCTCCGGCATGATAAGTAAGATTTATAGGCAGATTAAAGTTATTGCTGCTAATAGTATAAACAGGAATAGAAATACCTGGAATACCTGTGTATTTACTTACAGGTTGATCTCCATATTTCAAAAAAGCAGCCGTATTTGGACTATATGATACCAAATTAGGTCGAAAATCAAGAGTCTGATCCTGCGAAAAACCTTGAAAGGAAATAAATAGGAAGAAAAGAAATACACACGTTTTATAATAATTTGTAAATAAATCAATTAAAAAAAATAATTTTTGAGTAGAAGTTTTGTGCATATTTATTAGAAAAGTATTAAATTTTGTGATTTTTTGTAAGAAATCACAAGATTACAGAATAATTTTTTAAGTTTTACTTTGTTAAAGAATTAACTATTAACAATTTGTTTTTATACTGTTAATAAATATTTAACAGTTTAATTACGAAATATAAAAAAGTAAAAACATACTGTAATACAAGCAACAAATTAAATAAACCAATGTTAAGAATCTGGAAGCTCTACTTATAAATTTTAGATTTGAAAGAAGTTTTTTTTGCAATCGAAATCTAAATTAAAAAGGCATAAAAAAAGTTCCATTTCGTAATGAAATGAAACTTTTTTTATGTTTGGCATGAAATTTTTTAAACTAAATTTCAGACACTTTCTCTTTTGTATATTTTTCTTTAAAAATCCATTTGATAAGTAAAATTGAAGCAGAAATTCACGGTTATATTTTTTGTTTAGTATTTTCAAAAAATGAATTTTCTAATTTTTTAATTACCGCTTCGATAAAAGCGAAAAAAGTTGTCCTTGTTTTTTCGTGAGGCAGTAATTCCGGATTTTGCAAATAATTGCTTAGCGTAATAGTGTAATCGTATGCTTCTAAAAATTCAGTACGGTTTTCTTCTAATATAAAAGCGACTTTGCTATTTTTTGAAATGACATTCTCGTACAATTCCTTAAAAGATTTGAATTGTCCGGTGACAGAAAAAATAATGACCAGATTATTTTTACTCAATAAATCGTTTATCGATGTTTCATGAGCAACTGCCCATATCGGGATTTCTAGTAGATTTCTAAGCTTATATTCAAAATACTGACCCGCAATAAACGAAGGACCGTAACCAAATAAAATAATTTTTTCAAATTTCTGAATATAGGCGGTGAATTCATCAATAATTTCAGAATTAAAATTCTCTAAGAATTTATTCAGGCGCTCGCTTTCATTTGTGATTACAGTAGCTGTTTTTCCGCTTATAAAAGCTAAATATTCCTTATAGTTTTTAAATCCCAGCTTATGTACAAATTTTGAAATTTTAGAAGGCGAACAATCACAAATTGAGGCAGCATCCGTAATAGATAATGTATTGTTTCTTTTTATTTCCTGAATTAGAATGGAATAAATATTTTTCTCCAGAGAGTTGAGCAGCTCTTTATTGACGCTATACATTTGTTCTGATTGTTTTTTAGTAAAAGTATTACATTTCTTTTAAAATCGCCATTTTTTCTCTTTTTTATCCATCCATTTAAAAACTATTTATATAAAAGTGTGTCTAAAATCTATTTTATTTTCCATTTAAAACAAAACAGATTTATCTTATACATACCTTTTTTATTCTATTTTAAACTCCATTTTCTGTGAAATCGCCCCATTTTATAGTGTTTTTTTAGTTTTTATATTTTAGAATCGTTTCATTGTGTGATTTATTTTCCATTATTTTTCTTAAAAATAAAATTTATGGAAAATAATTATTCAATTTGAAATATAATTCTTACGTTTGCTATATCGTAATAGTTGTATTACAAAAACGGAATAAGTACAACATAAAATGAAGATGAATTTTAATCAGGAAAACTTAAAAAAGATGAAAGAAAATAAAACGATTTTAAATGATTTAGAAAAGATGCTCAAACAAGATCAAATAAACATCAATTATGATGATTTATATGAAGCATCAGCAGACCGATATAAAAAATATGCTAAAGCAAAGAAAGTTTTGGATGTTCCGGCTCCTCTTGCAATTGTTTATCCTGAATCTGCAGAGCAGGTTTCTGAAATTCTAAGATATTGTAACGCAAACAGTATTAACGTTATTCCAAGAAGTGGAAGAACTGCGACAGAAGGTGGTTTGGAAAACTGGAAAGAGCAGACTTTGATTGTTGATGGAAAAAATCTAAAGAAGATTATAAAAATAGATCCTTATAATCTGCAGGTTACCGCTCAATCGGGTGTTGTTTTACAAGAGCTTGAAGATGAAGTTAGAAAGCATGGTTTAACAATGGGGCATTCTCCTCAATCTAAACCTGTTGCACAAATGGGAGGTTTGGTTTCTACCCGTAGTATTGGACAATTCTCCACTTTATACGGAGGAATAGAAGATATGGTTGTAGGACTGGAATGTGTTTTTCCTGACGGGCATATTTCTCGTATTAAAAATGTACCAAGAAGAGCAGGAGGACCAGATATAAGACATATTGTTATTGGTAACGAAGGCACTTTATGTTATATCACAGAAGTTACAGTAAAATTATTTAGATATTTCCCTGAAAACAATCGCTTTTTTGGATACTTACTTAAAGATGTCGATACAGGAATTCAGGTTTTAAGAGAAGTAATGGCAAACGGATACCGACCTTCTGTAGCCAGAGTATATTCAGAAGAAGATGCGGCGCAGCATTTTAGCCATTTTCATAAAGGGCAGTGTATTTTAATTTTCATGGCAGAAGGAAACCAAAATATGGTAAAAGCAACTGCTGCCGGAATAGAAGAAGCTGTAGAAAAGTATAAAGAAGGGATCAATGAAAAAGTAGATTCTAAATTAATCGAAGGCTGGTTTAATCATCTTAACTGGACACAGCAAAGAATTGAAGATGAAATTAAAGACATGGTGACCAAAAATTCTCATGATGGTTTTACAACCGAAATATCTGCCGATTGGGAAAACGTTACCAAGATTTACTACAATGTAATCGAGAGAATTCGAAAAGAATTTCCAAGAAGTAAAGATATTACGATGCTTGGCGGGCAC
It contains:
- a CDS encoding DUF5977 domain-containing protein; protein product: MVSYSPNTAAFLKYGDQPVSKYTGIPGISIPVYTISSNNFNLPINLTYHAGGIKIEEEASWTGLGWSLNYGGQISRVIRGRDDFEVKGFFRTAKPFKDPNAVSALSANTQVINGVYVPMKAVNGTTEMYVKTDDSYYGIGQPNDFGSQIGPDGEPDIFNFQAGSYSGKFIIDRPTVGGEIYSLKLLSSESKLKVTLNTSDNTFSIITPDGVFYEYAVKDLQQSMTTDGPEVIGKKLFDQSYFYYPASKKRQYTTTWYLSKIVLTNGKIIEFGYASEDVVSFSRNQTITMAVKKPAADIQNESLGYFTNTPPFIITKFITTQKLISSIKLGSLLINFTKINDRTDIRCDPQTQQAGRLSQIAIGYNGAIFKTLMLWQDYFDAGTNSGDLYNKRLRLYRFSEFSQGQFETHTFSYNSEVDGVTTNLPEKDAFSQDYWGYYNGKTNNVPFLVPNLKEFNLYPSYASDIATKFSDRSVDAKYAAIGALSQITYPTGGITKFVYESNDFSNVPSITSSNVQGLSNLTGPPVGYDTADPSYPLNYGNIQGGGIRIKKIFTYDCNSDKVKETRYDYSNNGISTGKLMFQMIFHGSDEENYSYTYTQGGQGGFVNSKKYVTRVSSNSTYSLGSSAQGSPVGYSNVKEFVNGQLQEEDFFENKVEKQHSGFHFAIQPGCGTFELPCMVYNPSMPSYQITGPDYLYNRSQKNFSTSNIPNVINYSNGALIKKVIYKTISGTASPIAETVYGYEKIDKGYVEGLVERQYIPGGDNISCAAYFYKVPMSVNLLKTQITTSFEGAAQITETVNMSYNADNQLSAKTKNNSKGQLLQEKYFYPQDIVLTPGNFPGQPATTYSQMTLQNQIDQPVKVENYTGSTLMNAFETISQQVGSVAVTNAGIFKPVTTKEYKQQMLTNETTYKYDNQGNLKEAKRNGGAPVAYLWNYEKSYPVAEAKNADAADIAYTSFETDDDGGWTRSGTILTDGVTGLRSLNGSVNFSTNPAKSYIVSVWSKTGTSITINGQVPQVKAVAGTYSQYELTVSGSSTVTVAGLNIDEVRLYPTGSLMSTYTFKPFVGMISENSANNNIKYYEYDLWNRLSITKDRDKNILNKNEYRLTGARSACNIFLSKKAVASVYPQCASNAFGIPVTITIPEAEHYSIVSQAEADSKSNALAQSLGSGQGVCVPKLYLNYIQENGGTSITIGFTPPEGSNQFVVSWNDITYHQYSGQTSVSTTSPVITLPAAGRTYTISVTAKYGVYSTSDGRNFSLESFGNVTMSQNFIKASCSCPVAYTVHAGTYTADTQAAANQMAQNDINANGQAYVNSH
- a CDS encoding MurR/RpiR family transcriptional regulator, producing MYSVNKELLNSLEKNIYSILIQEIKRNNTLSITDAASICDCSPSKISKFVHKLGFKNYKEYLAFISGKTATVITNESERLNKFLENFNSEIIDEFTAYIQKFEKIILFGYGPSFIAGQYFEYKLRNLLEIPIWAVAHETSINDLLSKNNLVIIFSVTGQFKSFKELYENVISKNSKVAFILEENRTEFLEAYDYTITLSNYLQNPELLPHEKTRTTFFAFIEAVIKKLENSFFENTKQKI
- a CDS encoding FAD-binding oxidoreductase; protein product: MKENKTILNDLEKMLKQDQININYDDLYEASADRYKKYAKAKKVLDVPAPLAIVYPESAEQVSEILRYCNANSINVIPRSGRTATEGGLENWKEQTLIVDGKNLKKIIKIDPYNLQVTAQSGVVLQELEDEVRKHGLTMGHSPQSKPVAQMGGLVSTRSIGQFSTLYGGIEDMVVGLECVFPDGHISRIKNVPRRAGGPDIRHIVIGNEGTLCYITEVTVKLFRYFPENNRFFGYLLKDVDTGIQVLREVMANGYRPSVARVYSEEDAAQHFSHFHKGQCILIFMAEGNQNMVKATAAGIEEAVEKYKEGINEKVDSKLIEGWFNHLNWTQQRIEDEIKDMVTKNSHDGFTTEISADWENVTKIYYNVIERIRKEFPRSKDITMLGGHSSHSYINGTNMYFVYNYNINCEPQDEMRLYHHPIQTIIVEETLKLGGSMCHHHGIGKYRNEWTKEEHGSAYYMLEKLKEAFDPNGIMNFGTIFPQVEGEKYQK